The following proteins are co-located in the Ketogulonicigenium robustum genome:
- a CDS encoding MDR family MFS transporter produces the protein MSAPDSLAGSHDPAPSASAQSAEEKARNRIVITLLLVATFVVFLNETIMSVALPSLMADLNISASAAQWLTSAFLLTMAVVIPTTGFIMQRLTTRAVFIVAMTSFCLGTLICAASPTFGFLLVGRIVQAVGTAIMMPLMMTTVMTVVPPESRGRTMGNISIVISVAPALGPTISGVILEVLSWRWMFWLVLPVGLAALTLGYKLMRNIGETRKAPLDLLSVVLSAIGFGGLVYGLSSIGEGAAHGGGSALPLWLSPAIGAIALVLFVLRQLRLQRENRALLDLRTLRHPAYAVALIVLAFSMLGLFGAVILLPILMQNVQGLTTLQSGLMLLPGGLVMAAMAPIVGRIYDRRGARVLVLPGSMLTTVALFTMSASGSSIALLLVAHLALSVGLALLFTPLFSSGLGALPKQLYSHGSALVSALQQVAGAAGIAVLISVMTLRSAALATGGADVADAILGGIQTAFTLAGALSILAIVGAFFVQGKSPGENH, from the coding sequence ATGTCAGCACCTGATTCCCTCGCTGGGTCACACGACCCCGCGCCATCCGCGTCAGCGCAATCCGCCGAAGAAAAAGCGCGCAACCGCATTGTTATCACACTGTTGCTTGTGGCCACGTTCGTCGTCTTCCTGAACGAGACGATCATGAGCGTGGCGCTGCCCAGCCTGATGGCCGATCTGAATATCTCGGCCAGCGCGGCGCAGTGGCTGACATCGGCATTCCTGCTAACGATGGCTGTCGTCATCCCGACGACGGGCTTCATCATGCAGCGTTTGACAACGCGTGCGGTGTTTATCGTGGCCATGACCAGCTTTTGCTTGGGCACGCTGATTTGCGCCGCATCGCCGACATTCGGTTTTTTGTTGGTTGGCCGCATCGTGCAGGCGGTCGGCACCGCCATCATGATGCCGCTGATGATGACGACCGTGATGACGGTCGTGCCCCCGGAAAGCCGCGGCCGGACGATGGGTAACATTTCTATCGTGATTTCGGTCGCCCCCGCGCTAGGCCCGACCATCTCGGGCGTCATTCTAGAGGTGCTGAGCTGGCGCTGGATGTTCTGGCTGGTTCTGCCTGTCGGATTGGCGGCGCTGACCCTTGGGTATAAGCTGATGCGGAACATCGGTGAGACGCGCAAGGCACCGCTCGATCTGCTGTCGGTCGTCCTCTCGGCTATCGGCTTTGGCGGGCTGGTCTATGGCCTGTCCTCGATTGGCGAGGGCGCTGCGCATGGCGGCGGCAGCGCATTGCCGCTGTGGCTGTCGCCCGCTATCGGGGCGATTGCTTTGGTTCTGTTCGTTCTGCGCCAGTTGCGACTGCAGCGTGAAAATCGTGCCTTGCTAGACCTGCGCACCCTGCGTCATCCGGCCTATGCTGTGGCGCTGATCGTACTGGCGTTTTCTATGTTGGGCCTGTTCGGCGCGGTGATTTTGCTGCCGATCCTGATGCAGAACGTGCAAGGTCTGACGACCTTGCAATCGGGCTTGATGCTGCTGCCGGGCGGTCTCGTAATGGCGGCGATGGCACCCATCGTCGGAAGGATCTATGACCGCCGCGGCGCGCGCGTTCTGGTGTTGCCCGGCTCGATGCTCACGACGGTAGCCCTATTCACTATGTCGGCCTCGGGCAGCTCGATCGCGCTGCTGCTGGTTGCGCACCTTGCCTTAAGCGTTGGGTTGGCTTTGCTGTTTACGCCGCTGTTTTCCTCGGGCCTTGGGGCGCTGCCCAAGCAGCTTTACAGCCACGGCTCAGCGTTGGTCAGCGCGCTGCAACAGGTTGCGGGCGCGGCGGGGATCGCGGTTCTTATCTCGGTCATGACTTTGCGCAGCGCGGCGCTGGCGACCGGCGGGGCGGATGTCGCCGATGCGATTCTGGGGGGTATTCAGACGGCGTTTACCCTCGCCGGCGCATTGTCGATCCTTGCGATTGTCGGCGCGTTTTTTGTGCAGGGAAAATCCCCCGGCGAAAATCACTGA
- a CDS encoding inorganic phosphate transporter, which produces MQGPQRTWEALDRDLNRISRVEDAAFYVARPLVGIGVAMVFIALAAVWATLIVGGLPGGVMIVLASVFAAYLALNIGANDVANNMGPAVGAQALTMGWALAIAAVCETAGALIAGGEVVGTIANGIVAPTSFASTDIFVIAMIGALLSSAIWINLATWIGAPVSTTHAIVGGMLGAGIAAAGFGGVDWGGIGRIALSWVISPLLGGVLAAAVLAALHRLIIDRADKIAAARVWVPVLIGVMSWAFGAYLTIKGLKQIVHVTFGGALLIGLAAGVIAYLLSRPYVRYKAKGLENRNKSLKVLFQLPLVLSAALMSFAHGANDVSNAIGPLAAIVHALGQDSSSAITIPTWVMVIGALGISVGLLLFGPKLIAMVGDQITKLNAMRAYCVALSAAVTVIAASWLGLPVSSTHIAIGGIFGVGFFREWTEARRMSRGDDNSPTSPSIATEERSRRKLVRRSHFLTIIAAWVITVPATAFLSALSFLTLRLFVG; this is translated from the coding sequence TTGCAGGGCCCGCAGCGCACGTGGGAGGCCCTCGATCGCGATCTGAACCGTATCTCGCGTGTCGAGGATGCCGCGTTCTATGTGGCGCGTCCGTTGGTCGGCATTGGTGTCGCCATGGTTTTTATCGCACTGGCCGCTGTCTGGGCGACGCTGATCGTCGGCGGTTTGCCCGGCGGCGTCATGATTGTGCTAGCTTCGGTTTTTGCGGCCTATCTGGCCCTGAACATCGGCGCCAACGATGTGGCAAACAATATGGGCCCCGCGGTCGGTGCGCAGGCACTGACCATGGGCTGGGCGCTGGCGATTGCAGCCGTATGCGAAACCGCCGGCGCGCTGATCGCTGGTGGCGAGGTTGTGGGCACCATAGCCAACGGCATTGTCGCGCCGACCAGCTTTGCCAGCACCGACATTTTCGTCATCGCGATGATCGGGGCGCTGTTGTCGTCGGCAATCTGGATCAACCTTGCAACGTGGATCGGCGCGCCGGTCTCGACCACACATGCGATTGTGGGTGGGATGCTGGGCGCAGGCATCGCAGCGGCTGGTTTCGGGGGGGTCGATTGGGGCGGGATCGGTCGTATCGCCCTCAGCTGGGTGATTTCGCCGCTGCTGGGCGGCGTGCTGGCGGCGGCCGTGTTGGCTGCGCTGCATCGCTTGATCATCGACCGTGCCGACAAGATTGCGGCCGCGCGTGTCTGGGTGCCGGTGCTGATCGGCGTGATGTCATGGGCGTTTGGTGCATATCTGACGATCAAAGGGCTGAAGCAGATTGTGCATGTCACCTTTGGCGGCGCGCTGCTGATCGGACTGGCTGCGGGCGTTATTGCCTATCTGCTGTCGCGCCCTTATGTGCGCTACAAGGCCAAGGGGCTTGAGAACCGGAACAAGTCGCTGAAGGTGCTGTTCCAACTGCCGCTGGTCCTCTCGGCCGCATTGATGAGCTTCGCGCATGGCGCGAATGATGTGTCGAACGCTATTGGCCCGCTGGCCGCTATCGTTCACGCGCTGGGGCAGGACAGCAGCAGCGCCATAACAATCCCGACGTGGGTGATGGTCATTGGTGCGTTGGGGATTTCGGTCGGGCTGCTGCTGTTCGGGCCGAAGCTGATTGCCATGGTGGGCGACCAGATCACGAAGCTCAACGCGATGCGGGCCTATTGTGTCGCCCTTTCGGCAGCCGTTACCGTTATTGCTGCGTCGTGGCTGGGGCTGCCGGTCAGTTCGACCCATATCGCCATTGGCGGCATTTTCGGCGTAGGGTTCTTCCGCGAATGGACCGAGGCTCGCCGCATGAGTCGCGGCGACGATAACAGCCCCACCAGCCCCAGCATCGCCACCGAGGAACGTAGTCGCCGCAAATTGGTGCGCCGTTCCCACTTCCTGACGATCATAGCGGCTTGGGTGATCACAGTTCCCGCGACTGCGTTCCTCTCGGCGCTCTCTTTCCTAACTCTGCGGCTTTTTGTCGGCTAA
- a CDS encoding non-ribosomal peptide synthetase, protein MTSTAHDLPLTTAQRGVWMGELLRAGGGTFNIAEAIEIAGTIDPETFRRAILHVTDEAETTRVAVRVGTNGPVQTVLPHLRCPVPFVDLSTHPTPDMAANNWMMTRLVAPVDLAKDPLWQSALLKLDEARFVWFHCAHHIVLDGASAGMIVARVATVYSALAKGEDPGPAPFLPLATLIESEASYKTSTRRALDLDYWRNQLDAPPQPVTLSTSGHQPVDDVQLARQGFVAANRTFSPALTAKMAAEAKALGTSIPQFLTGVLATYIYRMTDQGDLCLGMPMTGRIDRTMRQVPGMAANAVVLRFAMQQDLRFSDLLAQVRRTMRGALKHQGFRYEDLRRALGFHQAQEHLSRVAINIEPFDYDLSFGGHPARNRNISNGIMEDLTIFVFDRQDGCGLDFGLYANPALYTQAALEDHLTRIFAMATALLDDLDAPLCALPLLTPAETDDLSADHTATLRNWGSATPVTALEDAALSAPATIAVADTTGPLTYAGLADSVGQLSSMLHGAGVRPGDIVALMLPRDRRQIIAMLAVAATGAAWLSLDTEGPRDRNAAILADARPALILTEDTLPHGLPAGLPVLGLDRFGTPGPLCTLPPSTARVPAGTAYLIYTSGTTGQPKGVVAHWAGLDNLLHSMAEHLAFTQDERWLATTSITFDISILEFLLPIMAGARLVIAPRATLADPEALARMIAAHHITMMQATPTFWQMFIGAGQAASLETVRLLCGGEPLSPALAQKLHSAARALINVYGPTETTIWSSIHHVTAADCTKAAIAAGVPLANTQFYILDSAMNPVPNGMPGQLAIGGVGVSTGYIGRDDLTAKAFVRDPFHPDAQARLYLTGDRATRDAAGRVTILGRSDGQIKIRGVRAEVAEIEGSLLQVPGVAQAAVRLWPAGIGAFLAAYLVPSQGSTLQPDPAAIRTAVAGLLPQQLVPTRYMILDSLPVTAAGKLNRNALPEPEVVEAQQRQKLPETDAEIALFEAWAEVLGHRNFSTQHSFFDLGGDSLAAVQVSFILAERGYRLPVPALFGHPTIAGLAPTLEGRNDALALLQETALPLRTGGKGRPIFCIHPVLGLSVGFASLLPHVPADRPILGLQNAGLMQNGMPPLDMAGLVQHYIKRIRAAQPEGPYTIVGWSMGGLIAHAITEALENEGEQIAALVMLDSYPIPQGNQSDDWLIAQAMPLMGIDFPAGAPASLDDMADLLVQGLVDDADDLPITAEDIGTLINLLKPVAARNLQLMRGWQPGHVRADVLFYRAANRGSALSLAEPALWLPHVGGALRVKDVAATHMEMLRPDIAQIVAAGVLATEAVTQTPTLVTG, encoded by the coding sequence ATGACCAGCACAGCACACGACCTGCCGCTTACAACAGCCCAGCGCGGCGTCTGGATGGGTGAATTGCTGCGGGCCGGTGGCGGCACATTCAACATTGCCGAAGCCATCGAAATCGCGGGCACGATCGACCCCGAAACGTTCCGCCGCGCGATTTTGCATGTGACGGATGAGGCCGAAACGACGCGCGTCGCTGTGCGCGTCGGCACCAATGGCCCCGTGCAAACCGTGCTACCGCACTTGCGTTGCCCTGTGCCTTTTGTCGACCTCAGCACACATCCCACCCCCGACATGGCGGCCAATAACTGGATGATGACACGCCTTGTCGCACCCGTTGATCTGGCAAAGGACCCGCTGTGGCAAAGCGCGCTGCTGAAGCTGGACGAAGCCCGCTTCGTCTGGTTCCACTGCGCCCACCACATCGTGCTGGACGGCGCCTCGGCCGGTATGATCGTGGCGCGCGTGGCTACCGTCTACTCGGCCCTTGCAAAAGGCGAAGACCCCGGCCCCGCGCCTTTTTTGCCCCTTGCAACGCTGATCGAATCCGAGGCCAGCTATAAAACCAGCACCCGCCGCGCGCTGGATTTGGACTATTGGCGCAATCAGTTGGATGCGCCGCCGCAGCCCGTCACCCTTTCGACTAGCGGACATCAGCCTGTCGATGACGTACAACTGGCGCGCCAAGGTTTCGTGGCCGCGAACCGCACATTCTCGCCGGCGCTGACCGCAAAAATGGCCGCCGAAGCCAAGGCCCTTGGCACCAGCATCCCGCAGTTCCTGACGGGTGTTCTGGCGACCTATATCTACCGGATGACAGATCAGGGCGATCTCTGCCTCGGGATGCCAATGACCGGGCGTATCGACAGAACCATGCGGCAAGTGCCCGGCATGGCCGCGAACGCCGTCGTCCTGCGCTTTGCGATGCAGCAAGACCTGCGCTTTAGCGACCTGTTGGCGCAGGTGCGTCGCACCATGCGCGGCGCGCTGAAGCACCAAGGCTTCCGGTACGAAGACCTGCGCCGCGCCTTGGGGTTCCACCAAGCGCAAGAACACCTCTCGCGCGTCGCCATCAATATCGAACCGTTCGACTATGACTTGTCATTCGGCGGGCACCCCGCCCGCAACCGCAATATCAGTAACGGCATCATGGAGGATCTGACGATCTTCGTTTTTGACCGGCAAGATGGCTGTGGGCTGGACTTCGGGTTGTACGCGAACCCCGCGCTTTACACCCAAGCCGCGCTAGAGGACCACCTGACCCGCATCTTCGCCATGGCCACCGCGCTGCTGGACGATCTGGACGCCCCCCTTTGCGCGCTGCCCCTGCTGACACCCGCCGAGACTGACGACCTGTCTGCCGACCACACCGCCACCTTGCGCAACTGGGGCAGCGCAACACCGGTCACCGCGCTAGAGGATGCAGCCCTCAGCGCCCCGGCGACCATCGCCGTAGCGGATACGACCGGCCCGCTGACCTATGCGGGCTTGGCCGATTCAGTCGGCCAGCTGTCAAGCATGCTGCACGGCGCGGGTGTGCGCCCGGGCGATATCGTCGCGCTGATGCTGCCGCGTGATCGCCGCCAGATCATCGCGATGCTGGCGGTTGCAGCGACGGGCGCGGCTTGGCTGTCGCTGGATACCGAAGGCCCTCGCGACCGCAACGCTGCAATCTTGGCCGACGCCCGCCCCGCCCTGATTTTGACCGAAGACACCCTGCCCCACGGCCTGCCCGCAGGCCTGCCCGTTCTGGGGCTGGATCGTTTCGGCACACCCGGCCCGCTTTGCACACTGCCGCCCAGCACCGCGCGCGTGCCCGCAGGCACCGCCTATCTGATTTACACATCCGGCACCACCGGCCAGCCCAAGGGTGTGGTGGCGCATTGGGCGGGGCTGGACAATTTGCTGCACAGCATGGCCGAACATCTGGCCTTCACACAGGACGAACGCTGGCTGGCGACCACGTCGATCACGTTCGACATCTCGATCCTCGAATTCCTGCTGCCCATTATGGCAGGCGCGCGGCTGGTCATTGCCCCCCGCGCCACCCTTGCCGACCCCGAGGCGCTGGCCCGCATGATCGCAGCCCACCACATCACGATGATGCAGGCCACGCCCACCTTCTGGCAGATGTTCATCGGCGCGGGCCAAGCCGCCAGCCTGGAGACAGTGCGGCTGCTCTGCGGCGGTGAGCCGTTGTCGCCCGCCCTGGCGCAGAAGCTGCACAGCGCAGCGCGGGCGCTGATTAACGTTTACGGGCCGACTGAAACGACAATCTGGTCCAGCATCCACCATGTGACCGCCGCCGATTGCACCAAGGCGGCCATTGCGGCGGGCGTGCCCCTGGCCAATACGCAGTTCTACATTCTGGATAGCGCGATGAACCCCGTGCCGAACGGCATGCCCGGGCAACTGGCCATCGGCGGCGTGGGTGTCAGCACCGGCTATATCGGACGCGATGACCTGACGGCCAAGGCCTTCGTGCGTGATCCCTTCCACCCCGACGCGCAGGCGCGCCTCTACCTGACGGGCGACCGCGCGACGCGCGATGCGGCTGGGCGGGTCACCATTCTGGGGCGCAGCGACGGGCAGATCAAAATCCGCGGCGTGCGCGCCGAGGTGGCCGAGATTGAAGGCTCGCTACTACAGGTGCCCGGTGTAGCGCAGGCCGCCGTGCGGCTGTGGCCCGCCGGCATCGGCGCATTTCTGGCCGCCTATCTGGTGCCGTCGCAGGGCAGCACGCTGCAGCCCGACCCTGCAGCCATTCGCACCGCCGTCGCAGGCCTACTACCCCAGCAATTGGTGCCGACGCGGTACATGATCCTCGACAGTCTGCCCGTGACGGCAGCGGGCAAGCTGAACCGCAACGCCCTGCCCGAACCCGAGGTTGTCGAAGCGCAGCAGCGCCAGAAACTGCCCGAAACCGATGCCGAAATCGCCCTGTTCGAAGCTTGGGCCGAGGTGCTGGGCCACCGCAATTTCAGCACACAGCACAGTTTCTTCGATTTGGGCGGCGACAGTCTGGCGGCGGTGCAGGTGTCGTTCATTCTGGCCGAACGTGGCTACCGCCTGCCCGTGCCCGCCCTATTCGGCCACCCGACCATCGCCGGCCTTGCCCCAACGCTGGAGGGCCGCAACGACGCGCTGGCGCTGCTGCAGGAAACCGCGCTGCCGCTGCGCACGGGCGGCAAAGGGCGCCCGATTTTCTGCATCCACCCTGTCCTCGGCCTTTCGGTCGGGTTCGCCAGCCTGCTGCCACATGTTCCAGCCGATCGCCCGATCCTCGGGCTTCAAAACGCGGGGCTGATGCAAAACGGCATGCCGCCGCTGGATATGGCTGGGCTTGTGCAGCATTACATCAAACGCATCCGCGCCGCCCAACCCGAGGGGCCCTACACGATAGTCGGCTGGTCGATGGGCGGGTTGATCGCCCACGCAATCACCGAAGCGCTGGAAAATGAAGGCGAGCAGATTGCGGCGCTGGTCATGCTGGATAGCTACCCCATCCCGCAGGGTAACCAAAGCGACGACTGGCTTATCGCGCAGGCTATGCCGTTGATGGGCATCGACTTTCCCGCAGGCGCCCCCGCATCGCTGGACGACATGGCCGATCTGTTGGTGCAGGGTTTGGTCGACGATGCCGACGACCTGCCGATTACAGCCGAGGACATCGGAACGCTAATCAACCTGCTGAAACCCGTCGCGGCGCGCAATTTGCAACTGATGCGTGGCTGGCAGCCGGGCCATGTGCGGGCGGACGTGTTGTTCTATCGCGCCGCCAACCGTGGGTCAGCCCTGTCCCTGGCTGAACCTGCGCTGTGGCTCCCCCATGTCGGCGGTGCTTTGCGAGTCAAGGATGTCGCCGCCACCCATATGGAGATGCTGCGCCCCGACATCGCGCAGATCGTTGCCGCGGGCGTTCTGGCGACCGAAGCCGTCACACAAACCCCCACGCTTGTAACTGGGTGA
- a CDS encoding Bug family tripartite tricarboxylate transporter substrate binding protein: MMNIKKIAVLGAVSVMLGAGLHATNAAADVSVMIPAGPGGGWDGTGRQAFGAMNAAGIYTDGVSFTNTGGAGGTIGLAAFQNSEKGKADALAVFGAITVGSIMLNSSPIDLSTYTPIARLTAEHLVIAVDSRSEIQTLEQLVTALKENTGAVPVGGGSAGGVDHIALALLAQAADIPVADLNYIPQTSGAETVTGIVNGTLVAGISGISEFVPFEEQDRIRILGITSAERHASLPDVATFKEAGFDVEIANWRGILGAPDMPADNAAEWVARFDALNDSDAWAQVLQTQGWDGFYLSGPAFGDFIAAENERIGDILKGAGLIE; encoded by the coding sequence ATGATGAATATCAAGAAGATTGCCGTGCTTGGCGCGGTGTCTGTGATGCTGGGCGCGGGTCTGCACGCCACCAATGCTGCGGCAGATGTGTCGGTCATGATCCCCGCAGGGCCGGGCGGGGGGTGGGATGGCACCGGGCGGCAGGCCTTTGGCGCCATGAATGCCGCCGGTATCTACACCGATGGCGTCAGCTTTACGAATACCGGCGGTGCGGGGGGCACTATCGGGCTGGCGGCGTTTCAGAACAGTGAAAAGGGCAAGGCTGATGCCTTGGCCGTGTTCGGCGCCATCACGGTAGGGTCGATCATGCTGAACAGCTCGCCCATTGATCTGTCGACATATACGCCGATCGCGCGGCTGACGGCCGAACATCTGGTGATCGCCGTCGACTCGCGGTCCGAGATCCAGACACTGGAGCAGCTGGTCACCGCGCTGAAGGAAAACACCGGTGCCGTGCCGGTAGGCGGCGGCTCGGCGGGCGGGGTTGACCACATCGCGCTGGCATTGTTGGCGCAAGCCGCCGATATTCCGGTGGCCGACCTGAACTACATCCCCCAAACATCGGGGGCCGAAACCGTGACGGGTATTGTGAACGGCACGCTTGTGGCCGGGATCTCGGGCATTTCGGAATTCGTCCCGTTCGAGGAACAAGACCGCATCCGTATCCTTGGCATCACATCGGCCGAACGCCATGCCAGCCTGCCCGATGTCGCGACCTTCAAAGAAGCGGGCTTTGATGTGGAAATCGCGAACTGGCGCGGCATCTTGGGCGCGCCAGACATGCCCGCCGACAACGCCGCCGAATGGGTCGCGCGCTTTGATGCGCTGAACGACAGCGACGCGTGGGCGCAGGTGCTGCAAACGCAAGGCTGGGACGGGTTCTATCTGTCCGGCCCCGCATTCGGCGACTTCATCGCCGCCGAGAACGAGCGCATCGGCGACATCCTGAAAGGGGCAGGTCTGATCGAATAG
- a CDS encoding nucleotide sugar dehydrogenase, producing MKIAVFGLGYVGLANAVLLAQHNTVVATDVDAQRVAAVNAGQSPVRDADISAFLADRKLDLRATTDAAEAWQDADYIVIATPTDYDPATNAFDTSSVSAVARAAHSANPRASIVIRSTIPVGYVTALRQELGTDQVFFSPEFLREGLALHDNLHPSRIIIGDDSLAAHRFAALLQGGAAVADIPTLFTPPAEAEAIKLFANTYLALRVAFFNELDSYALARGLDSRAIITGVSLDPRIGDHYNNPSFGYGGYCLPKDTQQLLANYHDVPQNLIQAVVDANETRKAFLAREIIATGAKTVGIYRLVMKAGSDNFRQSSVQGIISHLLAHGVTVLIYEPALHADTVGGAQRVADLDAFLQQSDLIVANRMAPALGGVRHKVFTRDLFSAD from the coding sequence ATGAAAATCGCCGTCTTCGGTCTGGGCTATGTGGGCCTTGCCAATGCTGTGCTGCTGGCGCAGCACAACACCGTCGTCGCGACCGATGTGGATGCGCAGCGGGTTGCGGCTGTCAACGCGGGCCAAAGCCCCGTGCGCGACGCCGATATTTCCGCCTTTCTGGCCGACAGAAAATTAGATCTGCGCGCGACCACCGATGCGGCTGAAGCTTGGCAAGATGCCGATTATATCGTCATCGCCACCCCGACCGACTACGACCCCGCCACAAATGCGTTCGACACCTCATCCGTTTCCGCCGTCGCGCGCGCTGCCCATAGCGCGAACCCACGCGCGAGCATCGTCATCCGCTCAACCATTCCCGTCGGCTATGTGACCGCGCTGCGGCAAGAGCTGGGCACGGATCAGGTTTTCTTCAGCCCCGAATTCCTGCGCGAGGGGCTGGCGCTGCACGACAACCTGCACCCCAGCCGCATCATCATCGGTGACGACAGCCTCGCCGCGCATCGCTTTGCGGCCCTGCTGCAAGGTGGCGCGGCTGTTGCAGACATCCCCACCCTTTTCACGCCGCCCGCCGAGGCCGAGGCGATCAAGTTGTTCGCCAACACCTACCTTGCGCTGCGCGTCGCGTTCTTCAACGAACTTGATAGCTATGCTTTGGCACGGGGGCTGGATAGCCGCGCGATCATCACGGGCGTCAGCCTCGACCCGCGTATCGGCGATCATTACAACAATCCGTCATTCGGCTACGGGGGCTACTGCCTACCCAAAGACACGCAGCAGTTGTTGGCGAATTACCACGACGTGCCGCAAAATCTGATCCAAGCGGTAGTCGATGCGAACGAGACGCGCAAAGCGTTTCTGGCCCGCGAGATTATTGCAACCGGCGCCAAAACCGTCGGTATCTATCGGTTGGTGATGAAGGCGGGGTCGGACAACTTTCGCCAAAGCTCGGTGCAGGGGATTATTTCCCATCTTTTGGCCCACGGCGTCACCGTGCTGATTTACGAGCCTGCCCTGCACGCAGACACCGTCGGCGGTGCCCAGCGCGTTGCGGACTTGGATGCGTTTTTGCAGCAATCCGACCTGATCGTTGCAAACCGCATGGCCCCCGCGTTGGGCGGCGTCCGCCACAAGGTTTTCACCCGCGATCTGTTCAGCGCCGACTAA
- a CDS encoding glycosyltransferase has protein sequence MTTLIMTVGTEGDVRPHIALGRAMMRRGLPVRLAADTGFEGQIRAAGLDYAPVTADFAGMLRRNPAALGRGKSAAAAKVVIRETREMARHWPREALAAADGVRLFIGSGNISLVAASLAEMRGLPFVQTQLQPLETSRALPPVWLPPTRLRGGMNVALHRLLRQTSWLLTRSIANEMRDALGLPRYGLKGPWHDPKATGGKVLLGVSPHVVPRQPEWGDRFALPGYFVLPPADDFTPPPALAAFLAAGPLPIYLGFGSMNTGEAGRLAATIKAAARLAGVRAVVGSGWAGLGSYLQDDPQIHVVGNIPHEWLFARVAAAVHHCGAGTAAAAVRAGVPTIPVPFVGDQFFWAWQLCQIGVATPALRVADLSPDALAQAMGAALSPPLQQAAAALGQKVRAEDGADAAVTQLQAWGFV, from the coding sequence ATGACGACATTGATTATGACTGTCGGGACCGAGGGTGATGTGCGCCCCCACATCGCACTGGGGCGCGCGATGATGCGGCGCGGCTTGCCCGTGCGCTTGGCTGCCGACACCGGGTTTGAGGGGCAGATCCGCGCCGCCGGTTTGGATTACGCCCCCGTGACGGCCGATTTCGCCGGTATGCTGCGGCGCAACCCTGCCGCGTTGGGGCGTGGCAAAAGCGCCGCCGCCGCCAAAGTCGTGATCCGCGAGACGCGCGAGATGGCCCGCCATTGGCCGCGCGAGGCGCTGGCCGCTGCAGATGGCGTGCGCCTGTTTATCGGGTCGGGGAATATTTCGCTGGTCGCCGCAAGTCTGGCTGAAATGCGCGGCCTGCCCTTTGTGCAGACGCAGTTGCAACCCCTCGAGACCAGCCGCGCGCTGCCGCCGGTCTGGCTGCCGCCCACGCGGCTGCGGGGCGGGATGAATGTGGCGCTGCATCGGCTGCTGCGCCAAACCTCGTGGCTGCTGACGCGCAGCATCGCGAACGAAATGCGCGATGCGCTGGGCTTGCCGCGCTACGGGCTGAAAGGGCCGTGGCACGACCCCAAGGCGACCGGCGGCAAGGTTTTGCTGGGCGTCAGCCCCCATGTCGTGCCGCGCCAACCTGAATGGGGCGATCGGTTTGCACTGCCGGGGTATTTTGTCTTGCCGCCCGCCGATGATTTCACCCCGCCGCCCGCGCTTGCGGCGTTTTTGGCCGCAGGGCCGCTGCCCATCTACCTTGGCTTTGGCAGCATGAACACTGGCGAGGCGGGGCGGCTGGCCGCGACGATCAAGGCTGCCGCGCGGCTGGCGGGCGTGCGCGCGGTGGTCGGCAGCGGGTGGGCGGGCCTCGGGTCGTATTTGCAGGACGATCCGCAGATACATGTCGTGGGGAACATTCCGCACGAATGGCTTTTCGCGCGTGTGGCTGCAGCGGTGCACCACTGCGGGGCGGGCACGGCGGCGGCTGCAGTGCGGGCGGGTGTGCCGACCATTCCGGTGCCTTTCGTCGGCGACCAGTTCTTCTGGGCGTGGCAATTGTGCCAGATCGGCGTGGCAACCCCTGCGCTGCGCGTAGCGGATCTGTCGCCCGATGCGCTGGCGCAGGCGATGGGGGCGGCCCTATCGCCGCCACTGCAGCAGGCTGCTGCAGCGCTGGGGCAAAAAGTCCGCGCCGAGGATGGCGCTGACGCAGCTGTCACCCAGTTACAAGCGTGGGGGTTTGTGTGA
- a CDS encoding NUDIX hydrolase, whose translation MFKSLWVNFIAPMLRRPARFQVAALCWRVNAGAFEVLLITSLTTHRWIVPKGWPKNGRDSAAVALEEAWEEAGISPVGAGPTRIGQYHYVKRMRGNVPVRTEVDVYAIEVRTLLETYPEAGRRERRWVSPDEAARLVDEPELKALLRDSASVVAHA comes from the coding sequence ATGTTCAAATCACTCTGGGTCAATTTCATCGCGCCCATGCTGCGCCGCCCGGCGCGCTTTCAGGTTGCCGCCCTGTGCTGGCGTGTGAATGCAGGGGCGTTCGAAGTGCTCTTGATCACATCGCTGACCACGCACCGTTGGATTGTGCCCAAGGGCTGGCCGAAAAACGGCCGTGACAGCGCCGCCGTCGCACTGGAAGAAGCCTGGGAAGAGGCGGGCATCAGCCCCGTTGGCGCAGGCCCGACCCGCATCGGCCAATACCATTACGTCAAGCGTATGCGCGGCAACGTGCCTGTGCGCACCGAAGTTGACGTCTACGCCATCGAAGTGCGCACCTTGCTGGAAACCTACCCCGAGGCGGGCCGCCGCGAGCGTCGCTGGGTCAGCCCCGACGAGGCCGCTCGGCTGGTGGACGAGCCCGAGCTAAAAGCCCTGCTGCGCGACAGCGCCAGCGTGGTCGCGCACGCCTGA